Genomic window (Spirochaetota bacterium):
GACTTTTGCCTTCCTGTCATTGCGAGGAACGAAGTAACGAAGCAATCCCATAGTTGCGAGCGCTGCAGGCGCGTGGCAACCTCATCTTCTGCGGCATTGAGGTTGCTTCCCTTCGACAGGCGGTTACTGAGCTTGTCAAAACATTCATGACAAGCGCTACGCTCGCAATGACTTTGCACCCGCGTCATTGAACCTACAAGATTTGTTTTTAAGACATTCTCATTTTTTTTATGCTCGTATTCCATCCAGATATATCTTTATCTTTTCAAAAAGTGTTTCCACTGTTTCCTGATTAATTAATTCCATGATTACATTTTTCCTGCCAACCTGCTTTTCAGATAATGCTTTCTCTGAGCGCAATAAACTCAATGCATTAGTATAATTGGGAAGCGATAGTGATTCTGAAAGCATTATTTCACCTGTATGATACATTTTCACACCATTCTTGCGTATTTCAGTGAGCAGGTCTTTTTTCTGTATCTGAACTCTTTTCTTTGGCAATAATGTTGAACAAACAATATAATATGATTCCAGGTATTCCTGTAAAATTCTTCCAAAAAAACGCAACTGGGCATCCTTTTCTCGGTCATCATTGATGGCAATGCTGTTTTTGGTTATTGTAGCATACCCTTTTTGCTGCATATACTTAATGGCGTCTTTTATAGAAAGCATAACATCTTCCAGCATATTCTCCGGATAAATAAATTCTTTCATGAAAAGATCCCGTATATATACATATTCACTTCTGAAAGAATCTAATGATGTTTCTCCTTTTTTATTCATTATTCTGAGTGCAAGCGATGAAAACGTTAGTGGCAGGAAGTAATGGATGATTGAATTTTTATAAAAAATCATTCTTGGCCTGTTTTCTTCTGGAAGAACATACATGTCAGGCATAGTTTCCAGTTTTTTCCCTTCACCCACTACTTTCAATGACTCAAGTATTTTATCTTCTCTAAAAGATTGAATAACATAATCAATTATTTCATCAAAATTATTTCTATCTTTAAGAGTATCTGAAAGCTGATACCCTTTATATTCACAGAAATCATACAACGATTCAAAGTTATTCTTCACCATTTCCCGTGAAAAGCCTTTCACTGAAGACATAAGGATAGCGGTAGTTGTCAGGGAAAACGGGGTGATGGTTACAACATCATTGATTCTCCTGACAATATTCATGGCAACTGATTCTGGAACATTGACAGGATTAAGTGTAGATTTAATTTCTTTAAGAGTAAAAGTTTTATTAAAGTTGATATATACCATACCATATTTACGGTTAAGCAACTTGCTACTTTGCATCATGCTTACAACAGATTCTTTTTCCTTTTCTTTTCCTTTGAGTTCCTGGACATAACTTGATTCTTCAAGAATACGATCATAATTTATTGAAATTGGCACAAATACTATATCGGTGTTATATCCTTCTTCAATTGCTTCCGTGATATAGCTTAGAAAACCTAATTTTGGGAATGCCACCTTCCCTGTTCTTGAACGACCTCCTTCAATAAAAAACTCAATGGTATATCCTTCAGAAACAATTGTTTTGATATATTGCTTAAATACCGTAGGATATAATTTCAATCCCCTGAAGGTACGACGCATAAAAAATGCACCCGAATGTCTGAAGATTGTACCCATAGGGAAAAATGATAGGTTTACCCCGGCAGCAATATGCGGAGGTGCCATCTTATTTTTATAAAATACATACGATAATAACAAATAATCTAAATGGCTCTTGTGGCAGGGAGTTAACACTAAGGGCCCCCTGCTTGCTGCCTGACGTATTTCTTCAATGGCTTTGGGATCATACCGTATACCGTCAAATATTTTTCTGAACATCCAGTCCAGAGCCATTTCAAATACCCGTATGTACAATATGGAAAAATTGGCTGCTATCTCTTTAAAGTATTTATACGCCTTTTTGCGCAACTTTGATTCCGGTATTCCATCTTCCTGAGCTATACGTTTAATCTCATTTTCAACATTGGGGTGATATAATACCCGTTCCATCATTTCCTGCTGTGATTTCAGCACTGGACCTAATATGGTACGTTTTTCATGATAATAATCTTCCAGCAATTTGTTGCGCACCATAACAGCTAACTGACGTGTATCATCAACTTTAGCTTTGCCTATTTCCTCTTTTAAATTAATTGGTTGTGAAATGCGTACAAAAGGAGCAGTTGCACTTTTCATAATTGTAAGCCATGCAAACAGCAATGACTTATCCCCCGTTGCCTGAGAACTGATTATTGAATACAATGGACCTAAAGGTGAACCTGATCGTTCAGGATTTCGGTTCCAGAATATCATTTGGGGCAATAAATAAATTGGCTCATCTATTCGTTTCTGAACCTCTATTAAATAACGCAGGGAGTCATATTTTACTTCAGTATATCGTTTAAGGAAGTATCGTTTAGATAATAATGAAAAAAGGATGCTCTTATTATCTTTTATTAAACTTTCAACATAATCGGTATCCAGAACGTATTCATACTGTTTCCCTAACACTGTAGATGAAAAAAATTGCCATAAACGCCTTGTTATAAACCCAATATCCTGAAACCAGAAGGGGTTGTACTCCAGTGCAAATACCGGAAGAGGATAGTTATGCCTGCGCAGTAGGTTATATAATATCAAAAGTGATAGGTTTGAACTCTGGAAGGATGCATAGACAACATGACCTTTACCAATACATTCTTCTATCCGTGAACAGCTTTCCTCATCAAAATCAACGGTGTTAAAAAGTACCAGGGCCAGTTTTTCAAGTAATGGATTGAGACGTTCATATATTATTCCATCATATATGCCTGATGTTATAACTCCATCATTTTTTTTCATAACAATCACCCCTTACAAATGAAGGCTATGAATGTTCATAGCCATTTTTTTATTTTAAGATTTTTAATGCTTTATAAAATACTAATCTTCTTTTAGTTATTCCACAATTGTAAACGAAAATATCTAAATTTTAATCATTTTTTAACCATGTAATAAACTTTTGAGTATTGTAAATAATACGTTTTTCATTGCAAGTACTTTTTTAAGATAATTGGACTGAAACACTATACATAATTATATATATATTTTTACTTTTATGATCACAATAGTTAAAAAAATCCAGTAATAATTTCTTAAAAATTTCATCCAATGACATACAGCATACTAAATGCTACAAATCAAAAGGATAAGAATTATTTCTTCTATATAAAAATATTGATTGAAATATTATAGGTTTTTGCCTAAAATTGTTATCTCTGATTAAAAAAATGTTTGCAATATATATGTCCTGTTTACAGTATATATTGCCAGAATGAATATAATGAAAGTTTTCATATAACCTGTAACCAGGATTAACAAAGAAAAATTTATGTGTAACTAGTACAATTGTCATGATATAATATTATAAATAAAGCCTTTTAGATAAACAGCGGGATGTAGCGCAGTCCGGTTAGCGCGCTTCGTTCGGGACGAAGAGGCCGGGAGTTCAAATCTCCCCATCCCGAAAGCGTTAGTATATACTGAGGAATTGATGACTCATTCTAAAATGACTTTATTAAAAGCTAAATACCCTACAATTAAAGAAATACGGAAATCTATTGTAGACGATATTATAACCGAGCTTGCTAAAAATAAAATACAGGTAAGGCTGGACAATCTTGAACTGTACCTTATAATTGATGAAGCAATAACCAATGCCATGGAACATGGCAATAAATGGAATCAGAATAAATATCTCCATATTGAGGTTGCAAAGGATACCAACCAATTGTATATTACTATTACCGACGAGGGGAATGGCTTTAAGCATCCCGATTTACATTCAAATGTTCACCTGCAACCCCGGGGGCGAGGCATTTTTATAATTAAACAATTTGCCAAAGTTTCATGGAACAAAAAAGGAAACAGCATAACCATGGCAATACCCATTACACACAATAGCAATCCTGTTTAAAGAGCTATCCAGCATAGTGCTATGAAACGATATAACAGTACCCCCAACCGGCTTTCATATACTTCTGGTAAATACGCTACACCTGCAAAACGATATACCAGTTATCACATCATACCATGTATAATTCTGGCGATAGTTCTTGCAATTACTCTATTTATATATAAAAGCTGTAACAATGACCACATCCATCAAACCACAGCAACACAACATCTTAAACAAACCAGTAATTCACCAAACAATGTTAAAACTCATAGAAAGATTTTACAAAAAAAACAAGAAATTCCCGTTGATACCACCCCAAAGGATTCATTGCCACCTGAAACCGATTTAAGAATATTAACCGACAAGTAAACTTTGATTTCTCTAAAAAATCCGGAACATCCTGTACCACAGTGCATGGAAAGAAAAGGCTATGCGGGTACTCATGCCTATTGCCAGAACTATACATAGCAATCCTATACTGTAGATGATAGTTACTAACTGCCTGTCTTTAATCATTAGATTAAGATTTTCAGCATAGTTCATTAATGGGGATGTATATGCTGATTTAACAACCAGCGTGGTATAGCTGGGTGCACTCCATTTATATACTGGTTTGCCATTCTGGTAGTATATATACCGCATGCGAGCTGTTATGGTGTAATTTCCAGGTTTAACATTTGTAAGCATTATCTCACTGGTTGGGTGTGTAACGATAAACGGTGGTACTACTTTCTGTGAAGAAACAACAACAGAATACCCCTGAACCTGCTTTTGCAAAATGTTTTTTGGCAATAACGAAAATTTGTAAAATGAAGACGCATAAATTTCTTTAAACGGTATATTAAAAAGCACAATCGGATACTGTATCCGTACCTTTCCCGGGATTTTTCCCGGTAACTCTTCTGGTGGCAAAATACCTTTGGCTAATTGTTCATAGTATGCTGCATCTGCCTTTCCAACATCTCCAATAACTATCTCATAGGTGGCCATCCGTCCTTTCATGTTGGTCATATCAACGGGACGAATACTGAAGAAATATCTTCCTTTTGGCAGGCTTTCAAGAGTCACTGAATCAGCAGTTGTAAATGCTGATGGTTCAACAATGGCATCTTTAGCAATTGCATAGTAAAATCCTTTAAGCCTGTCCCGCTGTTCAACTGTCCATTGTAATACTGGAACCGGATTATTCACCTGTGTACCTTCAGGATGGGTTGGGGAACTCACTGTGGGCATGGGTAGTGGCGTACTGGAAACAAGCAATGGATAATGGATGGTACGGCTGTAGTTACCAGCTTTATCAATAGCTCGAATGTGAAAATAGGTTATGCCATCCTTTAAATCAGGTACAACATATTTTCGTATAGGCCCTTCCACGTTCTGTACTGTTGGGTCAAATGTTGGTAGGTCATTATAAATAACAGCATACCCAGCTATACCAGATTCATCAACTGGTGGATCCCATTCAATAATGGCATTGGTTTGACGTGTCCAAATATTTTCAGGATGTGTCCGTGAATATACGTTTGGAGGAAGTACCGAAATATCCGAAAACTTTGCCAGCAGGCGCTGGTTGCTATTCCAGAATAATAGAACCTGCTTTTTAACAATGACCGGGAACTGTTCATATGAGGTAACATTGGCATCGGATATCCTGAGTGCATTGGAAAGCGATCCATCAATCAAAGAATATTTCTTTCCAAACACTGCCTGATATCGCTCTCGCATATCATTCCATACAATAAGCATTTCATCATCCGAGGAAGCAACTAATTTAGGAGCATAACAATCAATCTCTGCTCTTGTTATAATAATAGGGTCAGGTTCCCATTGTTTCCCTTTATTGTATCCTCGCAATAATCTCACTTCCCAGTGTTTCTGTTCATTGTTCATATAGACACAGTAAAGAACATCTTTGTGTAAATAGAGATTCGGAGAAGAATCATTAGCCGGGCTCAGAGTAATGCGCTTTGGCGAGGAAAAACTTTTTCCATTATTACCTGAATATACAAAGAACAGATCATCGGATAACACTCCTCCGGATAATATCTTTGCCTGAAACACTAAGTATATTGAATCACCTTCAAATACTATAGCAGGAAAGAATAAACCCCGGTATTCCGTTGCAATATCTGCTATTGTATCTATCCTGGTAAATTGCAATTCATCCGGAGAAAATGCATGATACAGAATTAGACGGCCACCTACTGAACCATGATAAAACAGGTGCAGCCCGCCAGTGGAATCATAAAACACCTGGGATAACATGGATTCATCAGTCTGAAGCGATAGTGCAACAGGTTTGCTCCATGTAGCACCCAAATCATTTGAAACGGTTAGAAATATTTTACTTTTGCTATCAACAAGGTTATGCCAGGTACAGGCAATGTGACCGTTGTTTGATATGGCAATATGAGGGCGCACAGCCACAGAAGGGTCAATACCTGATAATTTATAAGGCGGTAGAAAATCTTTTCCGCCATTGAGGGAAAGTATAACATAAATACCATTCTCATTTTTTTCCGTGCCCTCAAAAGCCACTGCAATAACATTGCCTTTGGACACTGCAAAGGGTGATTTCACTTTCAGTGTATATGGTGTTATAAGAGCACTTCGCTCCCATCCCACCGGATAGGTTACCACCTCTTCGTAAAAGAGGTGGTAACCTGCATAGATACTTACACTAATAATAACAGCCCAGATAATATATCGCAGCCGCGGAAATGTAAATGCCAATTCAAAAATATATATAGAAAGTCTGTTCATACTCCTATTATCGGAACTTTATCCAGCATATTCTCCACGGCTTCGTAATTTTTCCTTTTCCTCTTCTTCCAGCACATTAAAGGCAATTTTGCCAACTTTTGTTTTTGGCAATTCATCTCTAAACTCAATTTCCCGTGGGCAACTCCATTTTATCAGATGTTCCCTGCAATGTCCAATTAATTCTTCTGCCAATGTATTACCTGCTTTATCCTTATATTCCGGTTTCAATACAATAAATGCTTTTACCCTTTCCACCTGTGCCTTATCCGGTACACCTATGACACAGGCCTGGTCAACTGCTGGATGTTTCCGCAATACATCTTCAACCTGAGATGGGTATACATTAAATCCAGAAGATTTAATCATTCTTTTCAAGCGCAATTTGAAATAGAAAAATCCATCCTCATCCATTGTCCCTATATCACCGGTATGCAACCACACCAGCCCATCATCATGCTTACGCAACGTTTTTGCGGTCTCTTCCGGCTGATTAAGGTAGCCAAGCATTACTGCAGGCCCGGAAACACATATTTCACCTTCCTGTCCACATGGGGCTTCCTCAGTTGTACCCTGTTTAACAATCTTTGCCAGCATATCAGGGAAAGGAACTCCAATACTACCTTCGCGATATTCATTCATTGGCATTGCCATAATTGCTGTTACTGCTTCAGTAAGCCCATACCCTTCACGCAATTTTACATTCCCACCCTGCCGTGCCACTACTCTTTCAAATTCTTCTTTCACTACACGTGGCAAAGTATCTGCACCACTGAAAGCTGCCTTAATGCATGACAAATCTGCAGAACAAAACACCTTATTTTTACTCAAAGCTTCAAATAACGTTGGAACGCCAATAAGAAAATTGGGTTTCTTTTGTTTAATAAGTTTTGCAACGATAACCGGATCAAATTGGGGTACCAGGATACTTTTGCCACCACCCATAAAAAATGCATTGGTACAAACACCCAGTCCAAATCCATGGAATATTGGTAATATTGCCAGTATTGAATCATCCTCAGACATTTTCCCCCATGAAGCAACCTGCATACCTTCACTGATAAAATTCATGTTTGAAAGCATAATGCCTTTGGGCATGCCTGTAGTGCCACCACTGTATAAAATAACTGCCATATCATCAGTTTTCATGCTGGATTTGGGAACACTGCTGCTCTTTTTCATCAAGTCATTCCACCACACCACGCGCGGATCTTTTGGCACTTTTGGGATTTTCCTCCCTTTGGTAAGATAAAACCCCAAAGCTTTAAGCCCTGGCAGAAAATCAGAGATTTTAGTAAGAATTAAGGTTTTACAGGGCGTTTTATCCATCACTTCCTTAAACGCACCATAAAAGGCATCAATGGTAAGAGCAAATGTACTATTGCTAACATTAAGGTAAAATTCAATTTCTTTTGGGGGCGATAGTGGATGTATCATACTGGCCACAGCCCCAATTTTATTTACCGCATAAAAACATATTATTCCCTGGGGTGTTGTCGGCATGGAGATAGTTATGGTATGACCTTCTCTAAGCCCTAATGCATACAACCCTTCAGCACACCTATCAATGAGTTGTGCAAACTCCTTGTACGTGGCCGTATACCCCATAAAGTCCCAGGCAATTGCATTGGGTTTTCGCTCAACCGTACGCAACAGTGCTTCATACATGGTTACCTTAGGGTAATCCAGTGAATGTGGCACTTCTCCATAGTATTTAAGCCATGGCTTTGTTTCGTACATATAAGGCCTCCAAAAACATATTATTTTTTACTTTTAATAATTTCCATAAAAGCTTCAATGCGGGTTAACACCTGCGCTTCGCTGAAATTACGCTCATCCACCATATCTGCTTCAATAATAAGTGATGGGATCCCTCGCTCCTTCTGCACAATCCGTTGTATATCATACTGCCCCAATGAATACGGTTTGCAACTTCGGTTTGAATGCATCACAAGGCCATCAACATCGTATTTGTCTATCATACCAATTACAGCTTTAGCCATCTGATCCACCGAAATATTCAGATAGATAGCTGTATAGCCTTCCACCATACTCTTCAAAAAGTCATTTTCATCTAAATAGTCTAATTGCCTGCACCATGCTGTGGTATAGGTATCAGCCACAAGGCATGCATTATGTGCAGCAAATGTATCAGAAAGCCATTTAGTTTTATACCACACAGGAAGGTTATCCCACAACAGGCGATACTGTTCATTGGGAATTGCACTGATACCATTTGCAATACGCTCCTTCATTTCGTTGAGTAATTCAGTATAATAATCCACCACAATCTGGGTACCACGCAACGTAACAATAAGCGCCAAATGAAAAAATGCATCAAAAGCACTCATTGGTGCGGGCTTATGCATGGCAGTATCAAGTACTGCCTGCCACAATCTTTGACCTGCAATGGAAAGCTTGCCCACTTCAATAGCTTTATCATAATCAAATTTTTTGCCACACTGCTCCTCTAAAAATGCAATATATTCAAGTATCTGTGCACCCACATAATCCTTTGCTTCCTGTGTCATTTCACTGTGACAAAATGGTGTATCAAAGATAAACAATGGTACATTAAAATACCGCGCCTGCACCTCATACCATTTGAGCACAGTGCCACAAATGTTGTTGCAGCATACCAGAAAATCAGGCTTTGGCAATCCCCCAATAGGCCCACCATTGATAGGCGCAGCAGCAATGTCCGAGCGCGCATATGAGCACAGATCACGACAGTAACCCATTTCCTCTGCCTTTTCGCAAAGCCCTACACCCATCTTTGAGGCACCAACCATTGCGCCATGATTTTCCGGATACACCGGAATAACGTCCATAACTAAAAGAGGCTCCACCGGTCCACCACTGGTGATCCACGCCACCTTTTTATTGTTCTGTGCCGCAGTTTTTGCCTCTATATAATAATTGGTCATTATTTCTTTCATCCGTTTAACGGATTTTATTCTGTTGTCCTTTTTTTCCTGTGGTTCTGCCATAGGTTCACCTCGCAAAAGTTAAATCATATCAATGAATGCTTCAAGTCGTGTTTTCATCTGCCCTTCCGATGGAAGTTGCTGTTCTAATTCCAGCAATATAGAAGGAACACCAACCTCATCCAGAGCCTCTTTCAGGTAAGGATAGTCAAACGAATGAGGGTCGCAAAACTTGAGGTACAGGAA
Coding sequences:
- a CDS encoding ATP-binding protein, translated to MTHSKMTLLKAKYPTIKEIRKSIVDDIITELAKNKIQVRLDNLELYLIIDEAITNAMEHGNKWNQNKYLHIEVAKDTNQLYITITDEGNGFKHPDLHSNVHLQPRGRGIFIIKQFAKVSWNKKGNSITMAIPITHNSNPV
- a CDS encoding 1-acyl-sn-glycerol-3-phosphate acyltransferase; translation: MKKNDGVITSGIYDGIIYERLNPLLEKLALVLFNTVDFDEESCSRIEECIGKGHVVYASFQSSNLSLLILYNLLRRHNYPLPVFALEYNPFWFQDIGFITRRLWQFFSSTVLGKQYEYVLDTDYVESLIKDNKSILFSLLSKRYFLKRYTEVKYDSLRYLIEVQKRIDEPIYLLPQMIFWNRNPERSGSPLGPLYSIISSQATGDKSLLFAWLTIMKSATAPFVRISQPINLKEEIGKAKVDDTRQLAVMVRNKLLEDYYHEKRTILGPVLKSQQEMMERVLYHPNVENEIKRIAQEDGIPESKLRKKAYKYFKEIAANFSILYIRVFEMALDWMFRKIFDGIRYDPKAIEEIRQAASRGPLVLTPCHKSHLDYLLLSYVFYKNKMAPPHIAAGVNLSFFPMGTIFRHSGAFFMRRTFRGLKLYPTVFKQYIKTIVSEGYTIEFFIEGGRSRTGKVAFPKLGFLSYITEAIEEGYNTDIVFVPISINYDRILEESSYVQELKGKEKEKESVVSMMQSSKLLNRKYGMVYINFNKTFTLKEIKSTLNPVNVPESVAMNIVRRINDVVTITPFSLTTTAILMSSVKGFSREMVKNNFESLYDFCEYKGYQLSDTLKDRNNFDEIIDYVIQSFREDKILESLKVVGEGKKLETMPDMYVLPEENRPRMIFYKNSIIHYFLPLTFSSLALRIMNKKGETSLDSFRSEYVYIRDLFMKEFIYPENMLEDVMLSIKDAIKYMQQKGYATITKNSIAINDDREKDAQLRFFGRILQEYLESYYIVCSTLLPKKRVQIQKKDLLTEIRKNGVKMYHTGEIMLSESLSLPNYTNALSLLRSEKALSEKQVGRKNVIMELINQETVETLFEKIKIYLDGIRA
- a CDS encoding AMP-binding protein, encoding MYETKPWLKYYGEVPHSLDYPKVTMYEALLRTVERKPNAIAWDFMGYTATYKEFAQLIDRCAEGLYALGLREGHTITISMPTTPQGIICFYAVNKIGAVASMIHPLSPPKEIEFYLNVSNSTFALTIDAFYGAFKEVMDKTPCKTLILTKISDFLPGLKALGFYLTKGRKIPKVPKDPRVVWWNDLMKKSSSVPKSSMKTDDMAVILYSGGTTGMPKGIMLSNMNFISEGMQVASWGKMSEDDSILAILPIFHGFGLGVCTNAFFMGGGKSILVPQFDPVIVAKLIKQKKPNFLIGVPTLFEALSKNKVFCSADLSCIKAAFSGADTLPRVVKEEFERVVARQGGNVKLREGYGLTEAVTAIMAMPMNEYREGSIGVPFPDMLAKIVKQGTTEEAPCGQEGEICVSGPAVMLGYLNQPEETAKTLRKHDDGLVWLHTGDIGTMDEDGFFYFKLRLKRMIKSSGFNVYPSQVEDVLRKHPAVDQACVIGVPDKAQVERVKAFIVLKPEYKDKAGNTLAEELIGHCREHLIKWSCPREIEFRDELPKTKVGKIAFNVLEEEEKEKLRSRGEYAG
- a CDS encoding 2-hydroxyacyl-CoA dehydratase — its product is MAEPQEKKDNRIKSVKRMKEIMTNYYIEAKTAAQNNKKVAWITSGGPVEPLLVMDVIPVYPENHGAMVGASKMGVGLCEKAEEMGYCRDLCSYARSDIAAAPINGGPIGGLPKPDFLVCCNNICGTVLKWYEVQARYFNVPLFIFDTPFCHSEMTQEAKDYVGAQILEYIAFLEEQCGKKFDYDKAIEVGKLSIAGQRLWQAVLDTAMHKPAPMSAFDAFFHLALIVTLRGTQIVVDYYTELLNEMKERIANGISAIPNEQYRLLWDNLPVWYKTKWLSDTFAAHNACLVADTYTTAWCRQLDYLDENDFLKSMVEGYTAIYLNISVDQMAKAVIGMIDKYDVDGLVMHSNRSCKPYSLGQYDIQRIVQKERGIPSLIIEADMVDERNFSEAQVLTRIEAFMEIIKSKK